From Solidesulfovibrio carbinoliphilus subsp. oakridgensis, the proteins below share one genomic window:
- a CDS encoding glycosyltransferase family 4 protein codes for MTPIVSLFLAALGLSLMLTPVARWVGRRFAILAMPQARTVHTSPMPRSGGLALFLTFFACLALAPEFLPARTVAKLFNRPMCFIYAGALLIFAVGFADDKWTLPSKLKLLAQVAAASIACWGGARIAFFSLPGEFVIHFDVLSYVVTVFWFVLLINAINLIDGLDGLAAGVVFFGSAVQAVLAVMRGEFHTAALFGVMAGATLGFLRYNFNPASLFLGDGGSYFLGYMLAALSVSGSVKSQVGATLLMPLIALGVPLLDTITAPLRRFMRGRDMFEPDKRHVHHKLLNRGWSQRKVVFFLYGITIFLALTALVLVNLRDAPVGLFLVAVGAALVLLVRKAGYFSYFAVDKILGWLRDVSDDTGIARNRRTFLHHQIEISQASDVEQLWTRMTEALDLLQFDMAEMVLSGTGAGSCRFPGPPLASETAGPNAAPAFRWRREGGAAADRELMCSPTVMKLELPLIGKSGQTYGALWLVMNLAGDPMNEFTLRRVENLRRTVIAALDGLSATA; via the coding sequence ATGACGCCGATCGTATCCCTTTTCCTGGCCGCGCTTGGCCTGTCGCTCATGCTCACGCCGGTCGCCCGGTGGGTGGGGCGGCGGTTCGCCATCCTGGCCATGCCGCAAGCCCGCACGGTCCACACTTCGCCCATGCCGCGAAGCGGCGGCCTGGCCCTGTTTCTCACCTTTTTCGCCTGCCTGGCCCTGGCCCCCGAGTTTTTGCCGGCCCGGACCGTGGCCAAATTGTTCAACCGGCCCATGTGCTTCATCTACGCCGGGGCCTTGCTCATCTTTGCCGTGGGTTTTGCCGACGACAAGTGGACCCTGCCGTCGAAGCTCAAGCTCCTGGCCCAGGTCGCGGCCGCCAGCATCGCCTGCTGGGGCGGGGCGCGCATCGCCTTTTTCTCGCTCCCGGGTGAATTCGTCATCCATTTCGACGTGTTGTCCTACGTGGTCACGGTTTTCTGGTTCGTGCTGCTCATCAACGCCATCAACCTGATCGACGGCCTGGACGGGCTGGCTGCCGGGGTGGTCTTTTTCGGCAGCGCGGTGCAGGCGGTCCTGGCCGTCATGCGCGGCGAGTTCCACACGGCCGCGCTCTTCGGGGTCATGGCCGGGGCCACGCTCGGGTTTCTGCGCTACAACTTCAATCCGGCCAGCCTCTTTCTCGGCGACGGAGGCAGCTATTTCCTGGGCTACATGCTGGCGGCCCTGTCCGTTTCCGGCTCGGTCAAGAGCCAGGTCGGCGCGACGCTCCTCATGCCGCTCATCGCCCTTGGCGTGCCGCTCCTCGACACCATCACCGCGCCGCTGCGGCGGTTCATGCGCGGCCGGGACATGTTCGAGCCGGACAAGCGCCACGTGCACCACAAGCTGCTGAACCGCGGCTGGTCCCAGCGCAAGGTGGTGTTTTTCCTCTACGGCATCACCATTTTCCTGGCCCTGACCGCCCTGGTCCTGGTCAACCTGCGGGACGCGCCGGTGGGCCTTTTCCTGGTGGCCGTGGGCGCGGCCCTGGTGCTTCTGGTGCGTAAGGCCGGCTATTTCAGCTATTTCGCCGTGGACAAGATCCTCGGCTGGCTGCGCGACGTCTCGGACGACACCGGCATCGCCCGGAACCGGCGCACCTTCCTGCACCACCAGATCGAGATTTCCCAGGCGTCGGACGTCGAACAGCTGTGGACCCGGATGACCGAGGCCTTGGATTTGCTGCAGTTCGACATGGCCGAGATGGTCCTGTCCGGTACCGGGGCCGGATCGTGCCGCTTCCCCGGACCGCCTCTGGCGTCGGAAACGGCCGGCCCGAATGCCGCGCCGGCCTTCCGCTGGCGGCGCGAGGGCGGGGCGGCGGCGGACCGGGAACTCATGTGCTCGCCGACGGTCATGAAGCTCGAACTGCCGCTGATCGGCAAATCCGGCCAGACCTACGGGGCCTTGTGGCTGGTCATGAACCTGGCCGGGGACCCGATGAACGAATTCACGCTGCGCCGGGTGGAAAACCTGCGGCGCACGGTGATCGCGGCCCTGGACGGCCTGTCCGCCACGGCATGA
- a CDS encoding 4-hydroxybenzoate octaprenyltransferase gives MVGALARLVKVEHSVFALPFAYIGLFVAAGGWPGWRPFLLLTLAMVAMRSFAMAVNRLADLRYDRLNPRTSRRELVTGEVPVRQAWVFAAGCAVVFVGACGGLNPLCLALAPVALVWGAFYSLTKRFTWLCHFVLGSVLGLAPVAGWLAVRPEFALPAILFGCGVTCWTAGFDVLYACQDVEFDRQQGLKSLPARFGIGTALALAAFSHVDAALFYLLAGYAAGLSWIYYAFWAVCSAVLLVEHRLISENDLSRVNVAFFTLNGIVAALLGVGTLLAVFLH, from the coding sequence ATGGTCGGTGCGCTGGCGCGGTTGGTGAAGGTGGAGCATTCGGTTTTCGCCTTGCCGTTCGCCTATATCGGGCTCTTTGTGGCGGCCGGCGGCTGGCCGGGCTGGCGGCCGTTTCTGCTCCTGACGCTGGCCATGGTGGCCATGCGGTCCTTTGCCATGGCCGTCAACCGGCTGGCCGACCTGCGCTATGACCGGCTAAATCCCCGCACGAGCCGGCGCGAGCTGGTGACGGGCGAGGTGCCAGTGCGGCAGGCCTGGGTGTTTGCGGCCGGGTGCGCGGTGGTCTTTGTGGGCGCCTGCGGGGGGCTCAATCCCCTGTGCCTGGCCCTGGCGCCGGTGGCCCTGGTTTGGGGAGCCTTTTACAGCCTGACCAAGCGGTTCACCTGGCTTTGCCATTTCGTCCTCGGCTCGGTGCTGGGGCTGGCCCCGGTGGCCGGCTGGCTGGCTGTCAGGCCCGAGTTCGCCCTGCCGGCGATTCTTTTCGGCTGCGGCGTGACCTGCTGGACGGCCGGGTTCGACGTGCTCTACGCCTGCCAGGACGTGGAGTTCGACCGGCAGCAGGGCCTCAAGTCCCTGCCGGCCCGGTTCGGGATCGGCACGGCCCTGGCCTTGGCCGCCTTTTCCCATGTCGATGCCGCGCTGTTCTACCTCCTGGCCGGCTATGCCGCCGGGTTGTCCTGGATCTATTACGCCTTCTGGGCGGTCTGTTCGGCCGTGCTCCTGGTCGAGCACCGGCTCATTTCCGAAAACGACCTGTCGCGGGTCAATGTGGCGTTTTTCACCCTGAACGGCATCGTGGCGGCCCTGCTCGGGGTTGGCACGCTGTTGGCCGTTTTTCTGCACTAA
- a CDS encoding MucR family transcriptional regulator codes for MDTYLSLALDIVKAQAKTRNMTEEEITGMVSKLATSIRTIDSGAPAAPGGEGPAGSLDAKKAVKERSITCMESGKAFKILTRRHLAKFGLTPEQYREKWSYPKGMPLVCKSLQRERRKKMREMKLWERRGKA; via the coding sequence ATGGATACGTATTTGTCGCTCGCTTTGGATATTGTGAAGGCGCAGGCCAAAACCAGGAACATGACCGAGGAAGAGATCACCGGCATGGTGTCGAAGCTGGCCACGAGCATCCGGACCATTGATTCCGGCGCACCGGCCGCACCGGGCGGGGAGGGGCCGGCCGGTTCCCTTGATGCGAAAAAGGCCGTCAAGGAACGCAGCATCACCTGCATGGAATCCGGCAAGGCGTTCAAGATCCTGACCCGGCGTCATCTGGCCAAATTCGGCCTCACGCCGGAGCAGTATCGGGAAAAATGGAGCTACCCCAAAGGCATGCCCCTGGTGTGCAAGTCGCTGCAACGGGAGCGGCGCAAGAAGATGCGCGAAATGAAGCTGTGGGAGCGCCGGGGCAAGGCCTAG
- a CDS encoding glycosyltransferase, which translates to MRVLQVGKFYPPDAGGVETATRQAAEGLARLGATGEVVCFAGSHAPDGAAAVWPVHRQPVLATVASQPLSLAYVRKVVALAPGFDVLHVHLPNPLAGLALFLARPQAAVVLHWHSDVIGKGLLAAATRPLETWLCRRADLVIGPTAVHVEQSDRTPEFAGKSAVVPFCVDASMARPEAADPARVAALRQRFGGRKIVFALGRLVPYKGFGVLVEAAARLPEDAVTVIGGCGPLAETLATQIEAAGLTDRVILPGRIPDAGLPDWLAACHVFCLPSVTRAEMFGIVQLEAMAFGKPVVSTAIPRSGVPWVNADGETGLLVPPGDAPALARALSRLLADPALGARLGRGGRAAVAGRFSRAAVDAALGRAYARLRLA; encoded by the coding sequence ATGAGGGTCCTCCAAGTCGGGAAATTCTACCCGCCGGACGCCGGCGGCGTGGAAACCGCCACCCGGCAGGCGGCCGAGGGGCTGGCCCGCCTCGGCGCGACCGGCGAGGTCGTCTGCTTTGCCGGCTCCCATGCCCCGGACGGCGCGGCGGCCGTGTGGCCGGTCCACCGGCAGCCGGTCCTGGCCACCGTCGCGTCCCAGCCCCTGTCCCTGGCCTACGTCCGCAAGGTCGTGGCCCTGGCCCCGGGCTTCGACGTGCTCCACGTCCACCTGCCCAATCCCCTGGCCGGCCTGGCCCTGTTCCTGGCCCGGCCGCAGGCGGCCGTGGTCCTCCACTGGCACAGCGACGTCATCGGCAAGGGCCTGCTCGCCGCGGCTACCCGGCCCCTCGAAACCTGGCTCTGCCGCCGGGCCGACCTGGTCATCGGTCCCACGGCCGTGCACGTGGAACAGTCGGACCGGACACCGGAATTCGCCGGGAAAAGTGCTGTGGTGCCTTTTTGCGTGGACGCCTCCATGGCCCGGCCCGAAGCGGCCGACCCGGCCCGGGTGGCCGCCCTGCGGCAGCGGTTCGGCGGCCGGAAAATCGTCTTCGCCCTGGGGCGGCTGGTGCCCTACAAGGGTTTTGGCGTCCTCGTCGAGGCCGCCGCCCGCCTGCCCGAGGACGCGGTCACGGTCATCGGCGGCTGCGGCCCCCTGGCCGAGACCCTTGCCACCCAGATCGAAGCGGCCGGTCTGACAGACCGGGTCATCCTGCCCGGCCGCATTCCCGACGCCGGCCTGCCCGATTGGCTGGCCGCCTGCCACGTCTTTTGCCTGCCGTCGGTCACCCGGGCCGAGATGTTCGGCATCGTCCAGCTCGAAGCCATGGCCTTCGGCAAGCCCGTGGTCTCGACAGCCATCCCGCGCTCCGGCGTCCCCTGGGTCAACGCGGACGGCGAGACCGGCCTGCTCGTCCCGCCCGGCGACGCGCCGGCCCTGGCCCGTGCCCTCTCCCGGCTCCTGGCCGACCCGGCCCTTGGCGCCCGCCTCGGCCGTGGCGGGCGGGCCGCCGTGGCCGGCCGGTTCTCCCGGGCCGCCGTGGACGCGGCCCTCGGCCGGGCCTACGCCCGGCTTCGTCTCGCCTGA
- a CDS encoding ABC transporter ATP-binding protein, translating into MVPDDGQGAAMPAGAGQRAFAPLLSVEGLTTVFDTPSGPLRAVDGVDLAIGRGEVLAVVGESGCGKTVLALSILGLVSPPGRIVSGRAVFGGQDLLALPEGKRRTIRGSRASMIFQEPMTSLNPVLSIGDQVAEPVRVHRRASRREALAAAGAMLDRVGLSGAGRRLRAYPHELSGGQRQRVMIAMALILSPELLIADEPTTALDVTVQRQILDLMLGLARDTGTAIALVTHNLGVVAETAENVAVMYSGRLVEYGAVADFLREPAHPYGQGLLASLPRLSDRGRRLTPIPGTVPSLADLPTGCHFHPRCPRAFAPCARDIPPLFDLPDGRRVRCWLYG; encoded by the coding sequence ATGGTGCCAGACGACGGCCAGGGGGCCGCGATGCCGGCCGGCGCCGGCCAGCGGGCGTTTGCGCCGCTGCTTTCCGTCGAGGGCCTGACCACGGTCTTCGACACGCCCTCCGGCCCGCTTCGGGCCGTGGACGGGGTGGATCTGGCCATCGGCCGGGGCGAGGTCCTGGCCGTGGTCGGGGAATCGGGCTGCGGCAAGACCGTGCTGGCCCTGTCCATTCTGGGCCTCGTCTCGCCGCCCGGGCGGATCGTGTCCGGCCGGGCGGTCTTCGGCGGCCAGGATCTCCTCGCCCTGCCCGAGGGCAAACGCCGGACCATCCGGGGCAGCCGGGCCTCCATGATCTTCCAGGAGCCCATGACTTCGCTCAATCCGGTCCTTTCCATCGGCGACCAGGTGGCCGAGCCCGTGCGCGTCCACCGCCGCGCCTCGCGCCGGGAGGCGCTCGCGGCGGCCGGGGCCATGCTCGACCGGGTGGGCCTGTCGGGCGCCGGCCGGCGGCTTCGGGCCTATCCCCACGAGCTGTCCGGCGGCCAGCGCCAGCGGGTCATGATCGCCATGGCCCTCATCCTTTCGCCCGAACTCCTCATCGCCGACGAGCCGACCACGGCGCTCGACGTCACGGTTCAGCGCCAGATCCTCGACCTGATGCTCGGCCTGGCCCGGGACACGGGCACGGCCATCGCGCTCGTCACCCACAACCTGGGCGTGGTGGCCGAGACGGCCGAGAACGTGGCGGTCATGTATTCCGGCCGGCTGGTGGAGTACGGGGCCGTGGCCGATTTCTTGCGCGAACCGGCCCATCCCTACGGCCAGGGGCTTCTCGCCTCCCTGCCGCGCCTGTCCGACCGGGGCCGGCGGCTGACCCCCATCCCGGGCACGGTGCCGAGCCTGGCCGACCTGCCGACAGGCTGCCATTTCCATCCCCGCTGCCCCCGGGCCTTTGCCCCGTGCGCCCGGGACATCCCGCCCCTTTTCGACCTGCCGGACGGGCGGCGCGTGAGGTGCTGGCTCTATGGCTGA
- a CDS encoding WbuC family cupin fold metalloprotein, protein MANTLSLRRISPLATQSEPGRFTVADAALLAQKARDAAANPRQREIHRFHTDNAATLHRMVNTFQPGSYVRPHRHLDPPKDESFVLLTGRMGFICFKDDGGFEPEDCAVLDRATGVLALDAPAGGWHAILALAPDTALFEVKPGPYSPLSDKDFAPFAPAEDDPAAMDYLRETEDRFRKIMGLEPRDWT, encoded by the coding sequence ATGGCTAACACGCTCTCCCTGCGCCGCATCTCGCCCCTGGCCACCCAGTCCGAACCCGGACGGTTCACCGTGGCGGATGCGGCGCTCCTGGCCCAGAAGGCCCGGGACGCGGCCGCCAATCCCCGCCAGCGCGAGATCCACCGCTTCCACACCGACAACGCGGCGACGCTCCACCGCATGGTAAACACCTTCCAGCCCGGCTCCTACGTGCGCCCCCACCGGCACCTCGATCCGCCAAAAGACGAATCCTTCGTGCTTTTGACCGGCCGCATGGGCTTCATCTGCTTTAAGGACGACGGCGGCTTCGAACCCGAAGACTGCGCCGTCCTCGACCGCGCCACCGGCGTCCTGGCCCTCGACGCCCCGGCCGGCGGCTGGCACGCCATCCTGGCGCTGGCCCCGGACACCGCCCTCTTCGAAGTCAAACCCGGCCCCTACAGCCCACTCTCCGACAAGGACTTCGCCCCCTTCGCCCCGGCCGAGGACGACCCGGCGGCCATGGACTACCTGCGGGAGACCGAAGACCGGTTCCGGAAGATCATGGGACTGGAGCCGCGCGACTGGACATAG
- a CDS encoding Bax inhibitor-1/YccA family protein, with translation MSYPYRSMQTTQSRVEVVNAFMRGVYGWMCLGLLLTAGASAFTVSSPAMMQAVFGNQILFFGLIIAEFGLVIGISAAINRLSAGAASGLFLLYSALNGITLAAIFAVYAKAAIFNAFFVTGGMFGAMSLYGLLTKKDLTSFGSFLFMGLVGIVIASVINIFTKSAMMDFIISCVGVLVFLGLTAYDTQKLKVMGEMAPADDATAVRRGTILGALTLYLDFINLFLMMLRLFSGSNRD, from the coding sequence ATGAGCTATCCGTACCGCTCCATGCAAACGACGCAGTCCCGCGTCGAGGTTGTAAACGCCTTCATGCGCGGCGTCTACGGCTGGATGTGCCTGGGGCTCTTGCTTACGGCCGGCGCTTCGGCCTTCACGGTATCGAGCCCGGCCATGATGCAGGCCGTTTTCGGCAACCAGATCCTGTTTTTTGGCCTGATCATCGCCGAATTCGGCCTGGTGATCGGCATTTCGGCCGCCATCAACCGCCTGTCCGCCGGCGCGGCCAGCGGCCTGTTCCTGCTTTACAGCGCCCTAAACGGCATCACCCTGGCCGCGATCTTCGCCGTCTACGCCAAGGCTGCCATCTTCAACGCCTTTTTTGTCACCGGCGGCATGTTCGGGGCCATGAGTCTCTACGGCCTGTTGACCAAAAAGGACCTGACCTCGTTTGGCAGCTTCCTCTTCATGGGCCTTGTCGGCATCGTCATCGCCTCGGTGATCAACATCTTCACCAAAAGCGCCATGATGGACTTCATCATCTCGTGCGTGGGCGTGCTGGTGTTTTTGGGGCTGACGGCCTACGACACGCAAAAGCTCAAGGTCATGGGTGAAATGGCTCCGGCCGACGACGCTACGGCCGTGCGGCGGGGCACCATCCTCGGGGCCCTGACCTTGTATCTCGACTTCATCAACCTGTTCCTCATGATGCTGCGGCTTTTCAGCGGCTCCAACCGCGACTAG
- a CDS encoding ABC transporter ATP-binding protein, whose product MAEVTGASPILELSGLSRHYQSSLGFFSGAVRRTLAVDGVDLVIAPGETLGLVGESGCGKSTLARLAVGLEPPTAGRVRVAGLDPWAGDAAARARLPHLVQMIFQDPFASLNPRLPIGWTVAEGLLAMGVGSRRERRERVMELLAQVGLLPEHARRFPHQFSGGQRQRVAVARALALSPALLVCDEPVSALDVSVQAQVVNLLADLKARLGLAYLFISHDLAVVGHLSDRVAVMYLGRIVELAPVRELYDGPVHPYTRALLDAVPGLDPGRRAPAVLAGEAPDPAAPPPGCPFHPRCDRAVAACAEDAPPLAEVAPGHFARCARPL is encoded by the coding sequence ATGGCTGAGGTCACGGGCGCGTCGCCCATCCTGGAACTCTCCGGCCTCTCGCGCCACTACCAGTCCAGCCTGGGCTTTTTTTCGGGCGCCGTCCGCCGGACCCTGGCCGTCGATGGCGTGGACCTCGTTATCGCCCCGGGCGAGACCCTGGGGCTGGTCGGGGAATCGGGCTGCGGCAAGTCCACCCTGGCGCGGCTCGCCGTCGGCCTCGAACCGCCGACGGCCGGCCGCGTGCGCGTGGCCGGCCTCGACCCCTGGGCCGGGGACGCCGCGGCCCGGGCGCGCCTGCCGCATCTGGTGCAGATGATTTTCCAGGACCCCTTCGCCTCGCTCAATCCGCGCCTGCCCATCGGCTGGACCGTGGCCGAGGGGCTTTTGGCCATGGGGGTCGGGTCGCGGCGGGAGCGGCGGGAGCGGGTCATGGAACTCCTGGCCCAGGTCGGGCTTTTGCCCGAGCACGCCCGGCGCTTTCCGCACCAGTTCTCGGGCGGCCAGCGGCAGCGGGTGGCCGTGGCCCGGGCCCTCGCCCTCTCCCCGGCGCTCCTCGTCTGCGACGAGCCGGTTTCGGCCCTTGACGTCTCGGTCCAGGCCCAGGTGGTCAACCTCCTGGCCGACCTCAAGGCCAGGCTGGGCCTGGCCTACCTGTTCATTTCCCACGACCTTGCCGTGGTCGGCCATTTGAGCGATAGGGTGGCGGTGATGTACCTGGGGCGGATCGTGGAGCTGGCCCCGGTGCGGGAGCTTTACGACGGCCCGGTCCATCCGTATACCAGGGCGCTTCTGGACGCGGTGCCGGGGCTCGATCCCGGCCGACGCGCGCCGGCCGTCCTTGCCGGAGAGGCTCCGGACCCGGCCGCGCCGCCCCCGGGCTGTCCCTTTCATCCCCGCTGCGACCGGGCCGTGGCCGCCTGCGCCGAAGACGCGCCGCCCCTGGCCGAAGTCGCGCCGGGACATTTTGCGCGTTGCGCGCGGCCGCTATAA
- a CDS encoding peptidoglycan-binding protein, whose protein sequence is MPPVRFTEALAREYEGIFAGAAIRPERLSEVRAGAGRLVAGERWSRYRAVEARTGVPAPVVGILHSLECGGSFAGHLHNGDPLSGRTVRVPAGRPAKGVPPFAWEDSAADALGLHGLDRWRDWSVAGVAYVLERYNGFGYRNRRPPVPSPYLWSFTTAYASGKYVADGRWSATAVSRQCGGMALLRVLLETGRVRLPEAEAQGAGRPVPAPEAGEAARPA, encoded by the coding sequence ATGCCGCCTGTCCGTTTTACCGAAGCACTGGCCCGGGAATACGAAGGGATTTTTGCCGGGGCCGCCATCCGGCCCGAACGCCTGTCCGAGGTCCGGGCCGGGGCCGGGCGGCTGGTGGCCGGGGAGCGGTGGTCCCGCTACCGGGCCGTCGAGGCCAGGACCGGGGTGCCGGCTCCTGTGGTCGGCATCCTGCACAGCCTGGAGTGCGGCGGCTCCTTTGCCGGCCACCTGCACAACGGCGATCCGCTGTCCGGCCGCACCGTCCGGGTGCCGGCGGGCCGGCCGGCAAAGGGCGTCCCGCCCTTCGCCTGGGAGGACAGCGCGGCGGACGCCTTGGGCCTGCACGGCCTCGACCGGTGGCGGGACTGGTCCGTTGCCGGGGTGGCCTACGTCCTCGAACGCTACAACGGCTTTGGCTACAGAAACCGCCGCCCGCCCGTGCCGAGCCCGTACCTGTGGAGCTTCACCACGGCCTATGCTTCGGGAAAATACGTGGCCGACGGCAGGTGGTCGGCCACGGCCGTCAGCCGCCAGTGCGGGGGCATGGCGCTCTTGCGGGTGTTGCTGGAGACGGGCCGGGTCCGGCTGCCGGAGGCCGAGGCGCAGGGGGCCGGAAGGCCGGTGCCCGCGCCGGAGGCGGGGGAGGCGGCCCGGCCGGCCTGA
- a CDS encoding tetraacyldisaccharide 4'-kinase translates to MKRALRALLVPPSRLFALYQRLRRKAHALGLLRTCRPQAATAGVGGLSADCRGRVLLTSWLLGWARARGVGAAVAGPLGDGHPPAVPFQVTPGGDPDESGIEAALLASYDPAGRFIIDSDPARAATAAVRSFAPDLLLLEDAFADARLKKDIELALLTPDDLGPGWNKVFPAGAWRLDATALARASAFCVFAGPLSLDAAMEAAKARLAPYGKPVFGLTFSIWRWRGPDGPATAEALAEEPYIAVLGESDRDILPELLRRNLGASPRLAFFIHDRHRFTRQDFENLRADAERLRVKTILTSPRLALKLRQGGRALDGYAVWTYDPEVVFGPTLFTDVPFLSWWEAAYRAVSRERHTS, encoded by the coding sequence GTGAAACGCGCCCTCCGGGCGCTGCTCGTGCCGCCGTCCCGGCTCTTCGCCCTGTACCAGCGCCTGCGGCGAAAGGCCCACGCCCTGGGCCTCTTGCGGACCTGCCGGCCCCAGGCGGCGACCGCCGGCGTCGGCGGCCTGTCGGCCGATTGCCGGGGCCGGGTGCTGCTCACCTCCTGGCTCCTTGGCTGGGCCAGGGCCCGGGGGGTTGGCGCGGCCGTGGCCGGGCCCCTCGGGGACGGCCACCCGCCGGCCGTGCCCTTCCAGGTGACCCCGGGCGGCGATCCGGACGAATCCGGCATCGAGGCGGCGCTGCTGGCCAGTTACGACCCGGCCGGCCGCTTCATCATCGACTCCGACCCGGCCCGGGCCGCCACGGCCGCGGTGCGCTCCTTCGCCCCGGACCTGCTGCTGCTCGAGGACGCCTTTGCCGACGCCCGCCTCAAAAAGGACATCGAGCTGGCCCTCCTTACCCCCGACGACCTGGGGCCGGGCTGGAACAAGGTCTTTCCGGCCGGCGCCTGGCGCCTGGACGCCACGGCCCTGGCCCGGGCCTCGGCCTTTTGCGTCTTTGCCGGCCCCCTGTCCCTGGACGCGGCCATGGAAGCGGCCAAGGCCCGGCTGGCTCCCTACGGCAAGCCGGTCTTCGGCCTGACCTTCTCCATCTGGCGCTGGCGGGGCCCGGACGGCCCGGCCACGGCCGAGGCCCTGGCCGAGGAGCCCTACATCGCGGTCCTTGGCGAATCCGACCGCGACATCCTGCCGGAACTCCTGCGCCGCAACCTCGGCGCCTCGCCCCGGCTGGCCTTTTTCATCCACGACCGCCACCGCTTCACGCGCCAGGATTTCGAGAACCTGCGGGCCGATGCCGAACGGCTGCGGGTCAAAACCATCCTGACCTCGCCCCGGCTGGCCTTGAAGCTCCGCCAGGGCGGCCGGGCCCTCGACGGCTACGCCGTCTGGACCTATGATCCGGAGGTCGTGTTCGGGCCGACGCTTTTCACCGACGTTCCCTTTCTTTCCTGGTGGGAGGCGGCCTATCGGGCCGTGTCCCGGGAGCGCCACACCTCGTGA
- a CDS encoding rhodanese-like domain-containing protein codes for MRFVLFLLVLLVLWDVAWLMAGVGQTLPWRLKTMRKDGAGPQLLDVRTPAEYALFHIPGAVNRPDAFGKNAKDLGLDPDRPVVVVCMTGHRSPFVAKRLADQGLAATNLTWGMAGWKLAGGETRSGSAQ; via the coding sequence ATGCGGTTCGTCCTTTTCCTTCTCGTTCTCCTCGTGTTGTGGGACGTGGCCTGGCTTATGGCCGGAGTGGGGCAGACGCTGCCCTGGCGGCTTAAGACCATGCGCAAGGACGGTGCCGGTCCGCAGCTCCTCGACGTGCGCACCCCGGCCGAGTACGCGCTCTTCCATATCCCCGGCGCGGTCAACCGGCCCGACGCCTTCGGCAAAAACGCCAAGGACCTCGGCCTCGATCCCGACCGGCCGGTGGTGGTCGTCTGCATGACCGGCCACCGATCGCCTTTCGTGGCCAAAAGGCTGGCCGACCAGGGTCTTGCCGCCACCAACCTGACCTGGGGCATGGCCGGCTGGAAGCTCGCCGGCGGCGAAACCCGCTCCGGCTCCGCCCAATAA
- a CDS encoding ABC transporter substrate-binding protein gives MPSQPRFPATMLALLTLTLAALAALSGCFAPKGPEVRLGFVATFSGEGFRAGRDALEAARFAVETANRYGFPVVNGRPCRVSLFFADDKDSTDGAARAVADLVARQHVMAVIGPYPSELANAAALAAETAGVPLIAPSATAAVVTAGRPHIFRIAFTDAFQGAVLGRLARNELHFDRVAVIANKDSLSSTSLTEAFLQAFTACGGTARVFAYEDRDRDFAPLLREALAGKPQALFLPNASKESVLLGLAARKAGFTGTLFGGDAWDGPEISRLSAFDGAYYVDHWREDAPGGRSGQYADAFRRERKRPPTELGALTQDAVGVVLAAVQQAGSVEPEAVTRALMDLPAYDGVTGRFDFVDDGNPVKSLVISRVTRGGSTTESRELPPPPPCPGP, from the coding sequence ATGCCGAGCCAGCCCCGCTTTCCGGCCACCATGCTGGCCCTGCTGACGCTGACCCTGGCGGCGCTTGCGGCCCTGTCCGGCTGTTTCGCCCCCAAGGGGCCGGAGGTGCGGCTGGGATTCGTGGCCACGTTTAGCGGCGAGGGATTCCGGGCCGGCCGCGACGCCCTGGAAGCGGCCCGGTTCGCCGTGGAAACCGCCAACCGCTACGGCTTTCCGGTCGTCAACGGCCGTCCCTGCCGCGTGAGCCTTTTTTTCGCCGACGACAAGGATTCGACCGACGGCGCGGCCCGGGCCGTGGCCGACCTGGTGGCCAGGCAACACGTCATGGCCGTCATCGGCCCCTACCCGAGCGAGCTGGCCAACGCCGCAGCCCTGGCCGCCGAGACGGCCGGCGTGCCGCTCATCGCGCCCTCGGCCACGGCGGCGGTGGTCACGGCCGGCCGGCCCCACATCTTCCGCATCGCCTTCACCGACGCCTTCCAGGGCGCGGTCCTCGGCCGGCTGGCCCGAAACGAACTCCACTTCGACCGGGTGGCCGTGATCGCCAACAAGGACAGCCTGTCGAGCACGTCCCTGACCGAGGCCTTCCTCCAGGCCTTCACGGCCTGCGGCGGCACGGCCCGGGTCTTTGCCTACGAGGACCGCGACCGCGACTTCGCCCCCCTCCTGCGGGAGGCCCTGGCCGGGAAGCCCCAGGCGCTTTTCCTGCCGAACGCCAGCAAGGAATCCGTGCTCCTCGGCCTGGCCGCCCGAAAGGCCGGCTTCACCGGCACGCTCTTTGGCGGCGACGCCTGGGACGGGCCGGAGATCTCGCGGCTTTCCGCCTTTGACGGGGCCTACTACGTGGACCACTGGCGCGAGGACGCGCCGGGCGGGCGGTCCGGCCAATACGCCGACGCCTTTCGCCGCGAGCGCAAACGGCCGCCCACGGAACTGGGGGCCCTGACCCAGGACGCGGTGGGCGTGGTGCTGGCCGCCGTGCAACAGGCCGGCTCGGTCGAGCCCGAGGCCGTGACCCGGGCCCTCATGGACCTGCCCGCCTACGACGGCGTCACCGGCCGCTTCGACTTCGTGGACGACGGCAACCCGGTCAAATCCCTGGTCATAAGCCGCGTCACCAGAGGCGGCTCCACCACCGAATCCCGGGAACTGCCGCCTCCGCCCCCCTGCCCCGGGCCGTGA